A region of Mesorhizobium sp. M3A.F.Ca.ET.080.04.2.1 DNA encodes the following proteins:
- a CDS encoding DUF3606 domain-containing protein → MPRRGAEETRAGRPKRPRSRPLKGEETEVNHIVETQNLSPAQARELVRRYGNDWRKIEEAAKTYKDDS, encoded by the coding sequence ATGCCAAGGCGAGGTGCAGAGGAGACACGGGCGGGCCGGCCGAAGAGACCGCGTTCGCGTCCGCTGAAGGGCGAAGAGACGGAAGTGAACCATATCGTCGAGACACAGAACCTGTCGCCTGCGCAGGCGCGCGAGCTCGTGAGGCGCTACGGCAATGATTGGCGCAAGATCGAAGAGGCCGCCAAGACCTACAAGGACGACAGCTAG
- the xth gene encoding exodeoxyribonuclease III: MTTIATFNVNGVNGRLPVLLKWLGETAYDIVCLQELKTSDEKFPAEAIRQAGYGAIWHGQKSYNGVAILARGKQPLERRRGLPGDPDDTHSRYIEAMVDGLVIGCIYLPNGNPAPGPKFDYKLCWFQRLIGYAQTLLAQDTVLCGDYNVVPTPIDAVVPARWLGDAVYFPQSRQAYAAMLGMGWTDAVRQIHPQKGVYTYWNFSYRGGYDRSSGLRMDHLLTSPALSEKLQSAGVDVAVRGWEKPSDHAPAWIDLAWPGKAG; this comes from the coding sequence ATGACCACGATCGCGACGTTCAACGTGAACGGCGTCAACGGGCGGTTGCCGGTCCTGCTGAAATGGCTCGGCGAAACCGCATACGACATCGTCTGCCTTCAGGAACTCAAGACATCCGACGAGAAGTTTCCGGCCGAAGCGATCAGGCAGGCTGGTTACGGCGCCATCTGGCACGGGCAGAAGTCTTACAACGGGGTGGCTATTCTCGCCCGGGGCAAACAGCCGCTGGAGCGCAGGCGCGGGCTGCCCGGCGATCCGGACGACACCCACAGCCGATACATCGAAGCCATGGTCGACGGGCTGGTGATCGGCTGCATCTACCTGCCGAACGGCAATCCGGCGCCCGGACCGAAATTCGACTACAAGCTCTGCTGGTTCCAGCGTCTGATAGGCTATGCCCAGACGCTGCTCGCACAGGACACCGTGCTTTGCGGCGACTACAATGTGGTGCCGACGCCGATCGATGCGGTTGTGCCGGCACGCTGGCTGGGCGATGCCGTCTATTTCCCGCAGAGCCGCCAGGCCTACGCCGCCATGCTGGGCATGGGCTGGACGGATGCGGTTCGGCAGATCCACCCCCAAAAAGGCGTCTACACTTACTGGAATTTCTCCTACCGGGGCGGTTACGACCGCAGTTCCGGGCTGCGGATGGATCACCTGCTGACCAGCCCGGCTCTTTCGGAGAAGCTGCAAAGCGCCGGCGTCGATGTCGCCGTGCGCGGCTGGGAGAAGCCCAGCGATCATGCCCCAGCCTGGATCGACCTTGCCTGGCCAGGCAAGGCCGGCTGA
- a CDS encoding DUF768 domain-containing protein, giving the protein MDTDRALPHASPETSEEPDILVNKTAHFVGEWIDEHLAEVPAALPDDLAAESLADRCIADAASEGILPEDISEEVGDLKEYIADTLRAEHGPTGAGSGNHGEGLTAPEGETNAEIPL; this is encoded by the coding sequence ATGGACACCGATCGAGCGCTTCCTCACGCCAGCCCGGAGACCTCCGAGGAGCCGGATATCCTCGTCAACAAGACCGCGCATTTCGTCGGCGAATGGATCGATGAGCATCTGGCGGAGGTCCCGGCTGCGCTTCCTGACGACCTGGCCGCCGAGAGCCTGGCCGATCGATGTATCGCCGACGCGGCAAGCGAAGGGATACTGCCCGAGGACATCAGCGAGGAAGTCGGCGACCTCAAGGAATACATCGCCGACACCCTGCGCGCCGAGCACGGTCCGACTGGCGCCGGCTCTGGGAACCATGGCGAGGGCCTTACGGCGCCCGAGGGAGAAACGAATGCCGAAATTCCGCTTTGA
- a CDS encoding phospholipase D-like domain-containing protein yields MRPRGFGALSAIRKSIGRRLGRGLDILKYVAVAIAASLVTLAVINLMPEPRVLRSIVPHRFDAADAQFAKSMTNYSQGQMFDANAVQTLVNGDEIFPAMLRAIHAARSTIDMETYIYWSGSVGYEFATSLAAKAREGVEVRVLVDWVGSLPFDEDLIHIMTSAGVRFQRYRPVYWYTLDRVNNRTHRKLLITDGKVAFTGGVGIADNWLGDARNPDEWRDTHYQIEGPAVAAFQAAFAENWLETVGETLQGEKFYPPPEAVGSLSAQLILASQPNGSENMELMMLAAMAAAKDHIRIGMAYFVPDDIALQQILDARKRGVAVDVIVPNALTDVPIVRKGSRYFWGELLEAGVRIYEFQPTMYHPKLLIVDDVWATFGSANLDERSLRLNDEVNLNVYGKAFAQTQIDLFNRDLGQSRQISLEEWQARPFTEKVTDWLASRLHTQL; encoded by the coding sequence GTGCGGCCTCGAGGCTTTGGAGCTTTATCGGCAATCAGGAAATCGATCGGACGAAGGCTCGGCCGCGGGCTCGATATCCTCAAATATGTCGCCGTTGCGATTGCCGCCAGCCTGGTCACGCTGGCCGTCATCAACCTGATGCCGGAGCCGCGGGTTCTGCGCAGCATCGTGCCGCACCGTTTCGATGCCGCCGATGCGCAATTCGCCAAGAGCATGACCAACTATTCGCAAGGACAGATGTTCGATGCGAACGCCGTGCAAACCCTGGTCAATGGCGACGAGATCTTTCCGGCGATGCTGCGCGCGATCCATGCGGCGCGCTCCACCATCGACATGGAAACCTACATCTATTGGTCGGGATCTGTCGGCTACGAATTCGCCACCTCGTTGGCTGCGAAGGCGCGGGAGGGCGTCGAGGTGCGCGTGCTTGTCGACTGGGTCGGCAGCCTGCCCTTCGATGAAGACCTGATCCACATCATGACGAGCGCGGGCGTGCGGTTCCAGCGCTATCGGCCTGTCTACTGGTACACGCTCGACCGGGTGAACAACCGCACGCATCGCAAGCTGCTCATCACCGACGGCAAGGTCGCCTTCACCGGCGGGGTCGGCATCGCCGACAATTGGCTGGGAGATGCGCGCAATCCGGATGAGTGGCGCGACACGCACTACCAGATCGAAGGACCGGCCGTGGCCGCCTTCCAGGCCGCGTTCGCCGAAAACTGGCTGGAAACCGTGGGCGAGACTTTGCAGGGCGAGAAATTCTACCCGCCGCCCGAAGCGGTGGGGTCACTCAGCGCCCAGCTTATCCTCGCCTCGCAGCCGAACGGCTCCGAAAACATGGAGCTGATGATGCTGGCCGCGATGGCTGCCGCCAAGGATCACATCAGGATCGGGATGGCCTATTTCGTCCCGGACGACATCGCCCTGCAGCAGATATTGGACGCCAGGAAGAGAGGCGTGGCGGTCGACGTCATCGTCCCCAATGCGCTGACGGATGTGCCCATCGTCCGAAAGGGCTCGCGCTACTTCTGGGGCGAACTGCTCGAGGCCGGCGTGCGGATCTACGAGTTCCAGCCGACGATGTATCATCCCAAACTGCTGATCGTGGACGATGTCTGGGCGACCTTCGGCTCCGCCAATCTGGACGAGCGGTCGCTGCGGCTCAACGACGAGGTCAACCTGAACGTCTACGGCAAGGCGTTCGCGCAGACGCAGATCGACCTGTTCAACCGGGATCTTGGGCAGTCGAGACAGATCAGCCTCGAGGAATGGCAAGCGCGTCCCTTCACCGAAAAGGTGACGGACTGGCTGGCCAGCAGGCTGCACACGCAGCTTTGA
- the ligD gene encoding DNA ligase D, with product MSSGKSRLSFIEFQSPTLVEKAPEDGEWLHEIKYDGYRTQLIVEGGSARAFTRRGYDWSHRYRRIVEAAAQLKAESAIIDGEAVVLGDTGLPDYQALERELGNPNSPRLIFYAFDLMHLDGRDLRQQPLVERKAALEKLLSDTAPTLTYAEHLAVSGKDMFEHACRMGLEGIVSKRADAAYRSGVQPSWVKVKCIKSDTFPIVAFVEKLGAKPRRIASLYIGRRDGDRLLYAGKAKSGYTLEVARRVRERLDPLIVGESPLTEPIIKPKATWVRPDVLAEVQFSGVTDRGILREAVFKGLREDLVSIPPKPPAPSRRRAGHEHGVPRENILQLLPDAVAPSREDLARYWERVADQALVHLARRPLKLVRHAFGAIFYHKGTLPSIPAAVHQLRVQKREGGEGVRVWVDDLAGLLGLIEMDAVELHPWNATVDDIEHADRIVLDLDPGEGVGWDEVIEAALALRDIMAAAGLESWPKLTGGKGIHLMAPLGTKMTHDRARHMARSLAQCLVDADPERYLLSADPAARKGRIFIDYLRNGRGNTAVGAFSPRARPGFPIAHPVAWTQVERGIRPDAFAMDHPFRAAARKAA from the coding sequence ATGAGTAGCGGCAAAAGCCGGCTTTCGTTCATCGAGTTCCAGTCGCCCACCCTGGTGGAGAAAGCTCCCGAAGACGGCGAATGGCTGCACGAGATCAAATATGACGGTTACCGCACCCAGCTCATCGTCGAGGGCGGTTCGGCGCGTGCCTTCACGCGCCGCGGCTACGACTGGTCGCATCGCTACAGGAGGATCGTCGAGGCGGCGGCGCAGTTGAAGGCGGAGTCGGCGATCATCGACGGCGAAGCCGTCGTCTTGGGCGACACCGGCCTGCCCGACTACCAGGCGCTGGAGCGGGAACTGGGCAACCCGAACTCGCCGCGGCTGATCTTCTACGCCTTCGACCTCATGCACCTCGATGGCCGCGACCTTCGCCAGCAGCCGCTGGTCGAGCGCAAGGCCGCATTGGAGAAGCTGCTCTCGGACACGGCGCCGACGCTGACCTATGCCGAGCATCTGGCGGTGAGCGGCAAGGACATGTTCGAGCATGCCTGCCGGATGGGCCTGGAGGGGATCGTCTCCAAGCGCGCGGATGCCGCCTATCGCTCCGGCGTCCAGCCGAGCTGGGTCAAGGTCAAATGCATCAAGAGCGACACCTTTCCGATCGTGGCTTTCGTCGAGAAGCTCGGCGCCAAGCCGCGCCGCATCGCGTCGCTCTACATCGGCAGGCGCGACGGCGATCGCCTGCTTTATGCCGGCAAGGCCAAGAGCGGCTATACGCTTGAAGTGGCGCGGCGCGTGCGCGAACGCCTCGATCCGCTGATCGTCGGCGAGTCGCCGCTGACCGAGCCGATCATCAAGCCGAAGGCGACCTGGGTCAGGCCGGACGTGCTGGCCGAGGTGCAGTTCAGCGGCGTGACCGATCGCGGCATTCTGCGCGAAGCGGTGTTCAAGGGATTGCGCGAAGACTTGGTGTCCATCCCGCCGAAGCCGCCGGCGCCCTCCAGGCGGCGGGCGGGCCACGAGCACGGCGTCCCGCGCGAGAACATCCTGCAGTTGCTCCCCGACGCGGTCGCGCCTTCCAGGGAAGATCTCGCGCGCTACTGGGAGCGGGTTGCCGACCAGGCGCTGGTCCATCTTGCCCGGCGGCCGCTGAAACTTGTCCGCCATGCCTTCGGCGCCATCTTCTATCACAAGGGGACGCTGCCCAGCATTCCCGCCGCGGTGCACCAGCTGCGCGTGCAGAAGCGCGAAGGCGGGGAGGGCGTGCGGGTCTGGGTCGACGACCTTGCCGGCCTGCTCGGCCTCATCGAGATGGATGCCGTCGAACTCCACCCCTGGAACGCCACCGTGGACGATATCGAGCATGCGGATCGGATCGTTCTCGACCTCGATCCCGGCGAGGGCGTCGGATGGGATGAAGTGATCGAGGCCGCGCTGGCGCTGCGCGACATCATGGCGGCGGCCGGCCTGGAGAGCTGGCCCAAGCTGACCGGCGGCAAGGGCATTCACCTGATGGCGCCGCTCGGCACGAAAATGACCCACGACCGCGCCCGGCACATGGCAAGATCGCTGGCGCAATGTCTCGTCGATGCCGATCCCGAGCGTTACCTGCTGTCGGCCGATCCGGCAGCCCGAAAAGGCAGGATCTTCATCGATTATCTGCGCAACGGACGCGGCAACACGGCAGTCGGCGCCTTCTCGCCGCGGGCGCGGCCCGGCTTCCCGATCGCGCACCCTGTCGCCTGGACGCAGGTCGAGCGCGGCATCCGGCCGGACGCCTTCGCCATGGACCATCCATTCAGGGCGGCTGCCCGCAAGGCGGCGTGA